The Verrucomicrobiia bacterium genome window below encodes:
- a CDS encoding SMI1/KNR4 family protein: MDGQVGEELAGEDVHGPLDLVGPDEFEETQDMNAPPVEFFAVQWDALAAPEALEPGRVVANGASGAASAWCWGFAGTAVRGMVHGANHSAAYADIPFQIDKVSHPGCDWGSLNNVSRPLCRTLKMTLDEAIEATLQKWRSQGVNFRPGASAETIQFFEQTHGLVMPTDLKTYFQIADGMGGTEMWEEDSDMLAFWPLPTPADLALPDATITHVAPLPLVWSSAPETLRDLFVIGDWCIMCFAFCARITSTRSDTTEIYYYNGDPPFRIASSLGEFLQRYVEHGFDAILP; the protein is encoded by the coding sequence GTGGACGGCCAGGTCGGCGAGGAACTCGCTGGCGAGGACGTCCATGGGCCCCTCGACCTGGTGGGTCCGGATGAATTCGAGGAAACGCAGGACATGAACGCTCCACCAGTGGAGTTTTTCGCGGTTCAGTGGGACGCGCTGGCGGCTCCAGAGGCGCTGGAGCCAGGGCGGGTCGTCGCGAACGGCGCCAGCGGTGCGGCGTCCGCGTGGTGCTGGGGATTCGCGGGGACTGCGGTTCGTGGGATGGTCCACGGGGCCAACCATTCCGCAGCCTACGCAGACATTCCATTCCAGATTGACAAGGTGTCACATCCGGGCTGCGATTGGGGCAGTCTAAACAATGTTAGCCGGCCATTGTGTCGCACGCTTAAAATGACGCTCGATGAAGCTATCGAAGCTACCCTCCAGAAATGGCGCTCTCAGGGCGTTAACTTCAGACCGGGAGCGTCAGCCGAGACCATCCAGTTCTTCGAGCAGACTCATGGCCTGGTCATGCCGACAGACCTCAAGACATATTTCCAAATTGCCGACGGCATGGGCGGCACTGAGATGTGGGAGGAGGATTCCGACATGCTCGCTTTCTGGCCCCTGCCAACACCGGCTGACCTCGCTCTACCAGACGCTACAATTACTCACGTCGCCCCACTCCCGCTCGTCTGGTCGTCTGCACCCGAGACTCTTCGCGATCTATTCGTCATCGGCGACTGGTGCATCATGTGTTTCGCGTTCTGCGCCCGCATCACATCTACACGATCAGACACGACAGAGATCTACTACTACAACGGCGATCCGCCTTTTCGCATCGCTTCTAGCCTCGGAGAGTTTCTGCAGCGATACGTCGAGCATGGATTCGATGCTATTTTGCCGTGA
- a CDS encoding TolC family protein, with protein MLHSRLFPGLRIVSRSHPQASLTRRHGRPCLRVPPLAAVATALALGGAVRMAAADPPEVLTPEVVERWVQIMRAHQPALAASGERSRAAALNAEGIRRFEDPEVRVGGAIFSPEGMNPSEFGNLVYGVEQKLPVLGKETANRRRAEAQAAVEAARTSALLQVFRRDLSIALFNAALTGRRAALAQEDLVALEAGRTVAEARYGAGEGTSVEVLRLQSEAARRTTDLASAEDDLRAARASVNRWLGRGPDAPLPAFGLPDPAPLIPYSPQLLRLARLAEPQLRILDREREVAEAELVVSRRRRRPDLGLGVEGWQYGGDGGFRQGMFTLSLNLPWLNQDRYRRDIERDAARVRASGLDARDRELELEEELYRLTTRIAAERRTALAYRDDIVPRARAADAAAVAAWTSGRGTLSEVFDTRRARLEAELEEARAIAGQWIALGELLLCCGLEDLDALWESGSKAETAAAQAIPVTGR; from the coding sequence ATGCTTCATTCCCGACTTTTCCCAGGGCTCCGGATCGTATCCCGGAGCCATCCTCAGGCTTCACTCACCCGCCGCCATGGCCGCCCCTGCCTGCGGGTGCCGCCGCTCGCTGCCGTTGCCACTGCGCTGGCGCTCGGCGGCGCGGTCCGGATGGCTGCAGCGGACCCGCCCGAGGTTTTGACTCCTGAAGTGGTCGAGCGGTGGGTTCAAATCATGCGGGCCCATCAGCCGGCGCTCGCCGCCTCCGGGGAACGCTCGCGGGCCGCAGCATTGAACGCCGAAGGGATCCGTCGTTTCGAGGACCCGGAAGTCCGTGTGGGTGGTGCGATCTTCAGTCCGGAGGGCATGAATCCGTCCGAATTCGGCAACCTCGTCTACGGGGTTGAACAGAAGCTTCCCGTGCTGGGCAAGGAAACGGCGAACCGCCGGCGCGCCGAGGCCCAGGCGGCGGTCGAGGCGGCGCGGACCTCCGCCCTGTTGCAGGTGTTTCGCAGGGATCTCTCCATCGCCCTGTTCAATGCCGCCCTGACCGGGCGCCGTGCGGCGCTGGCGCAGGAGGATCTGGTGGCGCTGGAGGCGGGCCGGACGGTGGCCGAGGCGCGGTACGGCGCCGGCGAGGGCACTTCGGTGGAGGTCCTGCGGCTGCAGAGTGAGGCGGCGCGGCGCACCACCGACCTGGCCTCGGCGGAGGATGATCTCCGGGCGGCGCGGGCCTCGGTGAACCGCTGGCTCGGACGAGGGCCCGACGCCCCGTTGCCGGCGTTTGGACTTCCGGACCCGGCGCCATTGATCCCCTATTCGCCGCAGCTCCTGCGTCTTGCGAGGCTGGCGGAGCCCCAGTTGCGGATCCTGGATCGCGAACGTGAAGTCGCCGAGGCCGAGTTGGTGGTGAGCCGGCGGCGGCGGCGTCCGGATCTCGGTCTGGGAGTCGAGGGATGGCAGTACGGTGGCGACGGGGGCTTTCGCCAGGGGATGTTCACGCTGTCCCTCAACCTGCCTTGGCTGAACCAGGACCGTTATCGCCGGGACATCGAGCGGGATGCGGCGCGGGTACGGGCCTCCGGGCTCGACGCCCGCGACCGCGAGCTGGAGCTGGAGGAGGAGCTGTACCGCCTGACCACCCGCATCGCCGCCGAGCGCCGGACCGCGCTGGCGTATCGCGACGACATCGTGCCGCGCGCGCGCGCTGCGGATGCCGCCGCCGTGGCGGCCTGGACCTCGGGGCGCGGCACCCTGTCGGAGGTCTTCGACACCCGGAGGGCCCGGCTGGAGGCGGAGCTCGAAGAGGCCCGGGCGATCGCCGGCCAGTGGATCGCGCTGGGTGAACTCCTCCTGTGTTGCGGCCTGGAGGATCTGGATGCCCTCTGGGAATCCGGCTCAAAAGCGGAAACCGCCGCCGCCCAAGCGATCCCTGTCACCGGCCGCTGA